In Phragmites australis chromosome 17, lpPhrAust1.1, whole genome shotgun sequence, the following are encoded in one genomic region:
- the LOC133897095 gene encoding probable plastid-lipid-associated protein 2, chloroplastic has protein sequence MAGAASLNAVALRVPSPSPASRSPGHGVAILAFPGTPPPRFPSLRAARRVLARAAAAATGGDPEDEWGNEPEAAAPAAAAVAEAPAVSEVAELKARLKEALYGTERGLRASSETRAEVVELITQLEARNPTPAPTEALTLLNGKWILAYTSFSQLFPLLGSGRLPALVMVEEISQTIDSENFTVQNCIKFSGPLATTSVSTNAKFEVRSPKRVQIKFDEGIIGTPQLTDSIVLPEKFELFGQNIDLTPLKGIFSSIENAASSVAKTISGQPPLKIPIRTNNAESWLLTTYLDEELRISRGDGSSIFVLFKEGSTLLN, from the exons ATGGCTGGAGCCGCGTCCCTCAACGCCGTCGCCCTCCGCGTCCCATCCCCATCACCCGCGTCTCGGTCACCCGGCCACGGCGTCGCTATTCTCGCGTTCCCGGGAACCCCGCCGCCGCGCTTCCCGTCGCTGCGCGCCGCGCGCCGCGTTCttgcgcgggcggcggcggcggcgacgggcgGGGACCCCGAGGACGAGTGGGGGAACGAGCCTGAGGCAGCTgcccccgcggcggcggcggtggcggaggcgcCGGCGGTGAGCGAGGTGGCGGAGCTGAAGGCGAGGCTGAAGGAGGCGCTGTACGGGACGGAGCGGGGCCTGCGCGCGTCCAGCGAGACGCGGGCCGAGGTCGTGGAGCTCATCACGCAGCTCGAGGCGCGCAACCCCACGCCCGCGCCCACCGAGGCGCTCACCCTCCTCAACGGCAAGTGGATCCTCGC GTACACATCATTTTCACAACTGTTCCCACTGTTAGGATCTGGAAGGTTGCCTGCGCTTGTAATGGTGGAGGAAATATCACAGACAATTGATTCCGAGAACTTCACAGTGCAAAACTGCATCAAGTTTTCAGGACCTTTGGCTACAACCTCAGTTTCTACCAATGCTAAATTTGAAGTCAGAAGCCCCAAGCGTGTGCAG ATCAAATTTGACGAAGGCATTATCGGCACCCCACAGTTGACTGACTCCATTGTGCTACCAGAGAAGTTTGAGCTCTTTGGTCAGAACATTGACCTCACACCACTGAAAGGTATATTTTCTTCTATCGAAAACGCAGCATCGTCTGTTGCAAAGACCATCTCTGGCCAGCCTCCACTGAAGATACCGATTAGGACCAACAACGCCGAATCGTGGTTGCTCACAACCTACCTTGATGAAGAGCTCAGGATCTCCAGAGGCGATGGTAGCAGCATCTTTGTGCTGTTCAAGGAGGGAAGCACTCTTCTCAACTAG